The Bacteroidota bacterium genome includes a region encoding these proteins:
- a CDS encoding RNA-binding protein translates to MNIYVSGLSFKLNDADLRQLFEAYGEVSSAKIIMDKFTGRSRGFGFVEMNDEEGQKAIDALNETEVDGKVVGVSVARPREERPRGGGGGGNFNRGGGGGGFNKSRNNDRDGGGYGGKKNFNRW, encoded by the coding sequence ATGAACATTTACGTTTCAGGTTTGAGTTTTAAACTCAACGACGCCGATCTAAGGCAATTATTTGAAGCATACGGTGAGGTATCTTCAGCTAAAATTATTATGGACAAATTTACAGGTCGCAGCCGTGGTTTCGGCTTTGTCGAGATGAACGACGAAGAAGGACAAAAGGCTATTGATGCCTTAAACGAAACCGAAGTTGACGGTAAAGTTGTTGGCGTTTCTGTTGCGAGACCTCGCGAAGAAAGACCTCGCGGTGGCGGCGGTGGCGGCAATTTCAATCGCGGCGGTGGCGGCGGTGGATTCAATAAAAGCCGTAACAACGATCGCGATGGCGGTGGTTATGGTGGAAAGAAAAATTTCAACCGTTGGTAA
- a CDS encoding BrxA/BrxB family bacilliredoxin: MYPKELVLPMKAELTDAGFEDLTSAEAVQNAIKNTEGTLLLVVNSVCGCAAGMARPGVKMSLTNEKTPDKLATVFAGFDMEAVAEARRFTLPYPPSSPSIALFKNGKLVHFIERHQIEGRNAMMIANDLIGAYEKHCGEMINN; encoded by the coding sequence ATGTATCCAAAAGAATTAGTATTACCAATGAAGGCTGAGCTTACAGATGCGGGGTTTGAAGACCTTACATCGGCTGAGGCGGTTCAGAATGCAATTAAAAATACGGAAGGCACCCTTTTATTAGTGGTAAATTCTGTTTGTGGTTGTGCTGCAGGAATGGCAAGACCGGGTGTAAAAATGAGTTTGACAAACGAAAAAACTCCTGATAAACTAGCCACTGTTTTTGCAGGATTTGATATGGAAGCTGTAGCAGAGGCGAGAAGATTTACTTTGCCTTATCCTCCGAGTTCTCCAAGTATCGCATTGTTTAAAAATGGAAAATTAGTGCACTTTATCGAGCGTCATCAAATTGAAGGAAGAAATGCCATGATGATAGCAAATGATCTTATTGGTGCTTATGAAAAACACTGTGGAGAGATGATCAATAATTAA
- a CDS encoding thiol oxidoreductase, translating to MIKISAKYKNSFIAVSLIAVFILLFSFASYQKKDTLSTSLINNEKILSGGETTVFDQSVNAFALPAPGLSSQDELLFFVGNSFFNQNWVQAPSSTTARDGLGPYFNAKSCSGCHFKDGRGQPPTIAGQLSQGFIIRLSIPGKGPHGEPLDDPNYGGQFQEHAIDGLKKEGDYTLNWEEISGIYPDGNSFVLRKPIINFGELNYGEMQQGIMYSPRVAPQMIGLGLLEAIEEKTILSFADVNDKNGDGISGKPNYVWNAIEQKEQLGKFGWKANQPTILQQISGAFSGDMGISTDHFPEQNIASSQNKYRDYATGGEPEIEKDDLHKLHLYSSTLAVPARRNVEDKDVIKGEKIFAEIGCDNCHIQKIQTGVHAEFSILSNQNITPYTDLLLHDMGEGLADGRPDFEATGQEWRTPPLWGIGLFQTVNKHTFYLHDGRARNLSEAILWHGGEAEKSKNEFMQLSQKQRDQLIVFLESL from the coding sequence ATGATAAAAATTTCTGCAAAATATAAAAACTCTTTTATTGCAGTATCACTGATAGCGGTATTTATTTTATTATTTAGTTTTGCTTCGTATCAAAAAAAAGATACATTATCAACCTCATTAATTAATAATGAAAAAATATTATCCGGCGGAGAAACCACCGTATTCGATCAAAGTGTAAATGCATTTGCTTTGCCGGCTCCCGGACTTTCGTCACAAGATGAATTATTATTTTTTGTAGGCAATAGTTTTTTTAATCAGAATTGGGTGCAGGCTCCTTCGAGCACAACCGCACGTGATGGACTCGGTCCATATTTTAATGCGAAGTCATGTTCCGGTTGTCATTTTAAAGATGGCAGAGGACAACCTCCAACTATTGCCGGACAATTATCACAAGGATTTATAATTCGACTTAGCATACCCGGCAAAGGCCCTCACGGAGAACCTTTAGACGATCCTAATTATGGCGGACAATTTCAGGAGCATGCCATTGACGGATTAAAAAAGGAAGGTGATTATACTTTAAACTGGGAGGAAATAAGTGGTATTTATCCTGACGGTAATTCCTTTGTTTTGAGAAAACCAATAATAAATTTCGGTGAATTAAATTATGGTGAGATGCAACAGGGTATCATGTATTCTCCACGAGTTGCTCCACAAATGATAGGATTGGGATTGTTGGAAGCCATTGAAGAAAAAACCATACTTTCTTTTGCAGATGTTAATGATAAAAATGGAGATGGCATTTCCGGAAAACCAAATTACGTTTGGAATGCTATTGAGCAAAAAGAGCAATTGGGTAAATTCGGATGGAAGGCAAATCAGCCAACAATTTTACAACAGATCTCCGGCGCATTCAGTGGCGATATGGGAATAAGCACTGATCATTTTCCAGAACAAAATATTGCATCTTCCCAAAATAAATATCGCGATTATGCAACTGGCGGTGAACCTGAAATAGAAAAAGATGATCTCCATAAATTACATTTATATTCTTCTACACTTGCAGTTCCGGCCAGAAGAAATGTGGAAGATAAAGATGTAATAAAAGGCGAAAAAATATTTGCTGAAATAGGATGTGATAATTGTCATATTCAAAAGATTCAAACCGGCGTGCATGCTGAATTTAGTATTTTATCCAATCAAAACATTACACCCTATACCGATCTTTTGTTGCATGATATGGGAGAAGGATTAGCTGATGGTCGACCGGATTTTGAAGCAACAGGGCAGGAGTGGAGAACACCACCACTTTGGGGAATAGGTTTATTTCAAACAGTAAATAAACATACCTTTTATTTACACGACGGACGCGCAAGAAATTTGTCAGAAGCAATTTTATGGCATGGCGGAGAAGCAGAAAAATCGAAAAATGAATTCATGCAACTCTCTCAAAAACAACGGGATCAATTGATCGTATTTTTGGAATCCCTTTGA
- a CDS encoding T9SS type A sorting domain-containing protein — MKKLLLVITISFLGSCLHAQLNIAAIGSPETIDFTGFAGAGFQPGGGVGMLNSDTWSAIGFSDGDVAFGGTAVSGDFARGSTMGLVITGGVYAVDITGNQGLMVQPVDGDFTPGSFILKLQNNTGEAIGSFDLAYTIYVLNDAGRSNSFNLGYSYDNVTWYNVPDADYTSPEAGDFTPYMTNITTSISALSIADGSLFYLSWTGNDVSGAGTRDEFALDDIVINAGPFVPLPTYTFDVTEVTVNEGDLEGSFDVSLSESADCTINFGYGAAATATPGFDYGLMGFTLDFTAGGPTTQTVIYGLVDDVTAEGTETGIILLASGVGCSAGADTVFTITIEDNELVTPPIASYTTIGATEDESVGTVTGTIELTESADCEIQMYLDGATTMTAGSDYVFSLPVNYTFTAGGATSQSFDISINDDVEIESTEMLLMNLTVISGTCVIGAIADFEININDNDATPPTYTVYDIAEVTTEDVDGNAVSDGELVDLTGIVYGVNLWDGGLQFTLIDNTGGISVFSFDNDFGYTVVEGDEVNILGAINQFNGLTEVDADTLIFIDGGNALKVPTFVTDLNETTESDLVELGLDGYYLADEAQWLGDGTSFNVEITNGTNTFIIRIDDNTELSTSTLLDINYLGMFSDLFQVKGIGSQFDTDAPYSSGYQLMPRYISDFEIFYESIAQLDPSQINIYPNPAINSITLSGKENILSLEIIDNMGRTIEIIEINNFEKTISVLDLPAGFYGLKIKTETGIYASGFIKQ; from the coding sequence ATGAAAAAATTATTACTTGTTATAACTATTTCTTTTTTAGGTAGTTGCCTACACGCTCAATTGAATATTGCAGCCATCGGCAGCCCTGAAACAATTGATTTTACAGGATTTGCCGGGGCAGGATTTCAACCCGGAGGTGGCGTGGGAATGCTCAATTCGGATACCTGGAGTGCAATTGGCTTCAGCGATGGAGATGTAGCATTTGGCGGAACAGCTGTTTCTGGGGATTTTGCCAGAGGTTCAACTATGGGTCTTGTTATTACCGGTGGTGTTTATGCCGTTGATATTACAGGAAATCAGGGTTTGATGGTGCAACCGGTTGATGGTGACTTTACCCCGGGAAGTTTCATTCTCAAATTGCAAAATAATACCGGGGAAGCCATTGGTTCCTTCGACCTAGCCTATACCATTTATGTTTTAAATGATGCTGGCAGGTCAAATAGCTTTAATTTGGGATATTCCTACGATAATGTTACCTGGTATAACGTTCCGGATGCGGACTATACCTCCCCTGAGGCTGGCGACTTTACACCTTATATGACAAATATTACCACTTCCATTTCAGCGCTTTCCATTGCTGATGGATCACTATTTTATCTTAGTTGGACCGGAAATGACGTAAGCGGCGCAGGAACAAGAGATGAATTTGCGCTTGATGATATTGTTATAAATGCCGGACCCTTTGTTCCACTGCCTACCTATACCTTTGATGTTACTGAGGTTACTGTAAATGAAGGCGACCTGGAAGGTTCTTTTGATGTGAGTTTATCGGAAAGTGCGGATTGCACAATTAATTTCGGATATGGTGCCGCTGCAACTGCAACTCCAGGTTTTGATTATGGACTTATGGGATTTACACTTGACTTCACCGCAGGTGGACCAACCACTCAAACTGTTATTTACGGATTGGTGGATGATGTTACTGCTGAAGGAACGGAAACAGGAATAATTTTACTTGCGAGCGGTGTTGGTTGTTCAGCAGGTGCCGATACTGTGTTTACTATTACTATTGAGGATAATGAATTAGTTACTCCACCAATTGCATCTTACACCACAATCGGAGCAACAGAAGATGAATCTGTTGGAACGGTTACAGGAACAATTGAATTAACCGAGTCTGCTGATTGTGAAATACAAATGTATTTGGATGGTGCAACAACTATGACCGCAGGTTCTGATTATGTTTTTAGTTTACCGGTAAATTATACTTTCACTGCAGGTGGTGCAACATCACAAAGTTTTGATATATCTATTAATGATGATGTGGAAATTGAATCCACCGAAATGTTGCTCATGAATTTAACTGTAATTTCCGGAACATGTGTAATTGGCGCTATTGCAGATTTTGAAATAAATATTAACGATAACGACGCAACACCTCCAACCTATACCGTTTATGATATTGCAGAAGTAACAACTGAAGACGTAGATGGCAACGCAGTTTCCGACGGCGAATTAGTTGACCTTACCGGCATTGTTTACGGAGTAAATCTTTGGGATGGTGGATTACAATTTACTTTAATTGATAACACCGGAGGAATTTCCGTATTTAGTTTTGATAACGATTTTGGATACACTGTAGTTGAAGGAGATGAAGTAAATATTTTAGGTGCAATAAATCAATTTAATGGATTAACAGAAGTGGATGCGGATACTTTGATTTTTATTGATGGTGGAAATGCTTTAAAGGTGCCAACATTTGTTACAGATTTGAATGAAACTACCGAATCGGATCTAGTTGAATTGGGATTGGATGGTTACTATCTTGCAGACGAAGCTCAATGGTTAGGAGACGGCACTTCTTTTAATGTTGAAATAACAAATGGTACCAACACATTTATTATTCGTATTGATGATAACACTGAATTATCCACTTCAACTCTTTTGGATATTAATTATCTTGGAATGTTCAGTGATTTATTTCAGGTAAAAGGGATTGGTTCCCAATTTGATACAGATGCTCCATATTCTAGTGGTTATCAATTAATGCCGAGATATATTTCTGATTTTGAAATTTTTTACGAATCTATCGCTCAACTCGATCCATCCCAAATAAATATCTACCCAAATCCAGCAATTAACAGTATCACACTTTCCGGAAAAGAAAACATCCTTTCTCTGGAAATAATCGATAACATGGGTCGCACAATAGAAATTATAGAAATAAACAATTTCGAAAAAACAATTTCTGTTCTCGATCTTCCTGCAGGATTTTACGGCTTAAAGATCAAAACAGAAACCGGAATTTATGCATCCGGATTTATTAAACAATAA
- a CDS encoding CotH kinase family protein, producing MRNILFSIAAVLSLQISAQSFNAIVNTEIPDDGTDISFDIEVTGLPDVIDTLFGLETVCLNLDHTWDSDLEVKLIAPDGTTFLLFSGIGGDGDNFNFTCLNKYADNNITSGVAPYSGEYIPMGDMGLVNNGQNPNGTWKLHIYDTYAFADIGFIYSWNITFGDEPAKPFNFSSSNLPIVIIDTDGEPIYNEPKTPGQIYIIDNGIGLLNHPNDTVFAYEGKILTELQGFTGPYYPKKNYDFDLLNEAGFEIDTTLLNLPAENDFILKAEYLDYSLMKNALSYEMSRRMGQYAPRTKFCELMVNGEYMGVYSLTEKIKRDEDRVDIDKLDPEDIAGDALTGGYIIEINENGNPNDWNSLFEAINVGTSGLPVAYKMVYPQIDSIQPEQLDYIHNYVDSFEIVLDGPDFLDPENGYRKYIGVKSFINFMLVNEFSANYDSYGRSTFLYKENISDGGQLKIGPPWDYDRAYAPWTVNGWVWEITHPAWPFPFWWSKFREDPEWVDEVYCRYTSLREDILSDESFQTFIDSIQILLQEPAARNFSKWTELGVTDYNYFVDELSNFMVDRLAWMDNALDPDHVEPPDANYSVTNISFLTYAFDPVTEGATYLWDFGDGTNSTEENPEHTYAGPNSYLVSLIVDQYYGCTAINSSMLDIQIGIEETSQNDFILFPNPFSNQLIIKLNESIGDGEVSLINNLGEMILKQKYRSGNEIVLITNLIPTGTYILKIDNGDKQYFETVVKK from the coding sequence ATGAGAAATATCCTTTTTTCAATTGCAGCAGTTTTGAGTCTGCAAATTTCTGCCCAATCTTTTAATGCTATAGTTAATACAGAAATTCCCGACGATGGTACTGATATTTCTTTCGATATAGAAGTAACAGGTTTACCTGATGTGATCGACACCCTCTTTGGTTTGGAAACGGTTTGTTTAAATTTAGACCATACCTGGGACTCCGATCTGGAAGTTAAATTAATTGCTCCCGATGGCACAACCTTTTTATTATTTTCCGGTATTGGTGGCGATGGAGATAATTTTAATTTTACCTGTTTAAATAAATATGCCGATAATAATATTACCTCCGGCGTGGCTCCTTATTCCGGAGAATATATTCCGATGGGTGATATGGGACTTGTAAACAACGGACAAAACCCAAATGGAACCTGGAAACTCCATATTTATGATACTTATGCTTTCGCAGATATAGGATTTATTTATTCATGGAATATCACTTTCGGTGATGAACCGGCGAAACCATTTAATTTTAGTTCGAGTAATTTACCTATTGTAATTATTGATACTGATGGCGAACCTATTTATAACGAACCTAAAACTCCCGGTCAAATTTATATTATTGATAATGGTATTGGTTTGTTAAATCATCCTAATGATACTGTATTTGCATATGAAGGTAAAATTCTCACCGAATTGCAAGGGTTTACCGGTCCCTATTATCCAAAAAAGAATTATGATTTTGATCTGCTTAATGAGGCTGGATTTGAAATTGATACAACATTATTAAACCTTCCTGCTGAAAACGATTTTATTTTAAAAGCGGAGTATCTCGATTATAGTTTAATGAAAAATGCGCTCTCCTATGAAATGAGTCGCCGCATGGGTCAATATGCACCGCGCACAAAATTTTGTGAATTGATGGTAAACGGAGAATATATGGGAGTATATTCTTTAACCGAAAAAATAAAACGCGATGAGGACAGAGTTGACATTGATAAATTAGATCCCGAAGATATTGCAGGTGATGCATTAACAGGAGGGTATATTATCGAAATAAATGAGAATGGAAATCCAAACGATTGGAATAGTTTATTTGAAGCAATAAATGTAGGTACCTCCGGTTTACCCGTTGCATATAAAATGGTATATCCTCAAATTGATTCTATTCAACCCGAACAATTAGATTATATTCATAATTATGTAGATAGTTTTGAAATTGTTTTGGATGGCCCCGATTTTTTAGATCCTGAAAATGGTTATAGAAAATATATTGGCGTTAAGTCATTTATCAATTTTATGTTGGTAAATGAATTCAGTGCAAATTATGATAGTTATGGAAGAAGTACGTTTTTATATAAGGAAAATATTTCCGATGGAGGTCAATTAAAAATTGGACCACCATGGGATTACGACCGGGCGTATGCACCATGGACCGTGAATGGTTGGGTTTGGGAGATAACGCATCCTGCATGGCCCTTTCCATTTTGGTGGAGTAAATTCAGAGAAGATCCGGAATGGGTTGATGAAGTGTATTGCAGATATACTTCGTTGCGTGAGGATATTTTAAGTGATGAATCCTTTCAAACATTTATCGATTCTATTCAAATATTGTTGCAGGAACCTGCTGCACGCAATTTTTCAAAATGGACCGAATTAGGAGTTACGGATTATAATTATTTCGTGGATGAACTTTCCAATTTTATGGTTGACCGTCTCGCATGGATGGATAATGCGCTCGACCCTGATCATGTGGAACCGCCTGATGCAAATTATTCGGTAACAAATATATCTTTTTTAACGTATGCATTTGATCCTGTAACTGAAGGCGCAACTTATTTATGGGATTTTGGTGATGGTACAAATTCAACAGAAGAAAATCCCGAACATACTTATGCTGGTCCCAATTCGTATTTAGTGAGTTTAATTGTTGATCAATATTATGGTTGTACTGCTATTAATAGTTCTATGTTGGATATTCAGATCGGTATTGAAGAAACTTCGCAAAACGACTTTATATTATTTCCCAATCCATTTAGTAACCAGTTGATCATTAAATTAAATGAATCTATTGGTGATGGCGAAGTAAGTCTTATAAATAATTTAGGAGAGATGATATTAAAACAAAAATATCGCAGTGGAAATGAAATAGTTTTAATTACAAATTTAATTCCGACAGGTACTTATATTTTGAAAATTGATAATGGGGATAAACAATATTTTGAAACTGTGGTAAAAAAATAA
- a CDS encoding YqgE/AlgH family protein, producing MIKNKVTPTTGSLLLSEPFMLDPNFKRTVIMLCEHAEEGGTVGFILNKTLNIKVCDALVDFDEVKNELFYGGPVAQDTLHYLHRYGDLIEDSLHIIDDIYWGGNFEQVGNMLKAGSIDQKNIKFFLGYSGWSPGQLQGEMEDNSWIVTPAKSQYIFDIENKELWKKVLNDLGGEYKQITNYPEDPILN from the coding sequence ATGATCAAAAATAAAGTAACCCCAACAACCGGAAGTTTATTACTGAGTGAACCATTTATGCTTGACCCGAACTTCAAACGCACGGTCATCATGTTATGTGAACACGCTGAGGAAGGCGGAACTGTTGGATTTATACTGAATAAAACGCTCAATATAAAGGTGTGTGATGCATTGGTCGACTTTGATGAGGTTAAAAACGAACTTTTTTATGGCGGACCGGTGGCTCAGGATACACTGCATTATTTACATCGATATGGCGACCTGATTGAGGATAGTTTGCATATTATTGATGATATTTATTGGGGAGGCAATTTTGAGCAGGTGGGCAATATGTTAAAGGCAGGTTCGATAGATCAAAAAAATATCAAATTCTTTTTGGGATATAGTGGATGGAGCCCCGGACAGTTGCAGGGAGAAATGGAAGATAACAGTTGGATAGTTACTCCTGCAAAAAGTCAATATATTTTTGATATTGAAAATAAAGAATTGTGGAAAAAAGTTTTGAATGATCTCGGCGGTGAATACAAACAGATCACGAATTATCCCGAGGATCCTATTTTGAATTAG
- a CDS encoding M15 family metallopeptidase yields the protein MQAIFLLIFSNLLIQINADEIAISSTPVIKDEYITAEFLTGKNNYYTDTNFIEIPEHMAYRKQMFLLKETYSAYNKMYLAAKKDGINLKIISASRTFVEQSWIWEDKWKTNKSKFATDNALSSYIMQYSAMPGTSRHHWGTEVDLNSTSASYFASGTGLKVYNWLVQNAATYGFCQSYNAKGTERDTGYNEEMWHWSYFSLANRFLEGYKKKVDYTHITGFSGDFTAKSLEVINNYVLAISNNCSN from the coding sequence ATGCAAGCTATATTTTTATTAATTTTTAGTAATTTACTCATTCAGATAAATGCTGATGAAATAGCAATATCGAGTACTCCTGTAATTAAAGATGAATATATTACAGCTGAATTTCTTACCGGAAAAAATAATTATTATACAGATACCAATTTTATTGAGATTCCTGAGCACATGGCATATCGCAAACAAATGTTCCTGTTGAAGGAAACTTATTCTGCATATAATAAAATGTATCTCGCCGCAAAAAAAGATGGCATTAATTTAAAGATAATCTCCGCTTCCAGAACTTTTGTAGAACAATCGTGGATTTGGGAAGATAAATGGAAAACCAATAAGTCAAAATTTGCAACTGACAATGCTCTGTCGAGTTATATCATGCAATACAGCGCTATGCCCGGAACAAGCAGGCATCATTGGGGAACCGAAGTAGATCTCAACAGCACTTCTGCTTCCTACTTTGCCTCCGGCACCGGTTTAAAGGTGTATAATTGGCTTGTACAAAATGCCGCTACCTACGGATTTTGCCAGTCGTATAACGCAAAGGGAACTGAACGCGATACGGGTTATAATGAGGAGATGTGGCACTGGTCTTACTTTTCGCTGGCCAATCGTTTTTTAGAAGGGTATAAAAAAAAGGTGGACTATACCCATATTACCGGATTTTCGGGTGATTTTACAGCAAAATCGCTGGAAGTCATCAACAATTATGTTTTGGCGATCAGCAATAATTGCAGCAATTAA
- a CDS encoding DinB family protein, giving the protein MQLKNYLVETFEYNDFANKLVLNKIAELPDKMECIKLFSHLINCQYKWLDRIKIYPEISKLDWWEPVYAMEDLAEEWDKSLDAWIWFLDKKSEAELLQEVIWMGIGNAPYTAQLKDIPLQLNYHSIHHRAQMQMLIRQQGLVPDFVDYIGTKYRPV; this is encoded by the coding sequence ATGCAACTCAAAAATTATCTTGTAGAAACCTTCGAATACAACGATTTCGCCAATAAACTGGTATTAAATAAAATAGCTGAACTCCCTGATAAGATGGAATGCATCAAATTATTCAGTCATCTTATCAATTGTCAGTATAAATGGTTGGATAGAATTAAAATTTATCCTGAAATTTCGAAACTGGACTGGTGGGAGCCGGTTTATGCAATGGAAGATCTTGCAGAGGAATGGGATAAAAGTTTAGATGCCTGGATTTGGTTCCTCGATAAAAAATCGGAAGCAGAATTGTTACAGGAAGTTATTTGGATGGGAATTGGCAATGCACCCTATACTGCGCAATTAAAAGATATTCCATTGCAGTTAAATTATCACAGTATTCATCACCGCGCGCAGATGCAAATGCTAATAAGACAACAAGGACTGGTTCCGGATTTTGTGGATTATATTGGAACAAAATACCGACCCGTTTGA
- the pdeM gene encoding ligase-associated DNA damage response endonuclease PdeM produces MQLNLHNQTFLLSEHKALFWLEQKMLIIADAHFSKETHFRKNGVAIPAGILQNDLRRMETMIDTFDPDQILFLGDMFHSEENDGLNEFLNWRKTFSSLKITLVIGNHDILINEWYTHAKIDCIKSFLQIENIILSHDKMIMKDENTFNLYGHIHPGILLRGKAKQSLRLPCFWFSKNYGALPAFGRFTGSVSVRPNKEDQVFVIGDGKVFDLQQ; encoded by the coding sequence ATGCAACTAAATCTCCACAACCAAACTTTTCTTCTTTCCGAACATAAAGCACTTTTCTGGCTCGAACAAAAAATGCTGATCATAGCAGATGCACATTTTTCAAAAGAAACGCATTTTCGGAAAAACGGAGTTGCAATTCCCGCAGGAATATTACAAAATGACCTTCGTCGCATGGAAACTATGATAGATACCTTTGATCCTGATCAAATACTTTTTCTCGGCGATATGTTTCACAGCGAGGAAAATGATGGATTAAATGAATTTTTAAATTGGAGAAAAACTTTTTCCTCCCTCAAAATAACATTAGTAATTGGCAATCATGATATTTTGATAAATGAATGGTACACGCATGCAAAAATCGATTGCATAAAATCTTTTTTACAAATTGAAAATATTATTTTAAGTCACGATAAAATGATAATGAAGGATGAAAACACATTCAATTTATATGGCCATATTCATCCCGGAATTTTATTGCGCGGAAAAGCAAAACAATCACTGCGTTTACCCTGTTTTTGGTTTTCAAAAAATTATGGAGCGCTGCCCGCCTTCGGAAGATTCACAGGCTCGGTATCTGTAAGGCCAAATAAAGAGGATCAGGTTTTTGTAATAGGAGATGGAAAAGTTTTTGATCTTCAACAGTAA